TAGTgtgaagattaaacattaaacattatggccattcctacacagttctccaaacATGTATATTGTATGTAGCTACTTatttctgagacattatacccagtcctaacaaaaacaacctaaaactattgtaaaactaaatatataaaaactaaaagctgaaactaaactaaaactagcaaacacactctgaactAAAACGTAACTAAAATGAAACTGaagagtcaaaactaaaatctaATCAAACCAACAGCACTATTATAACCTCGGTGTGCACTGCGTTCAGGATCATTACAGGAGCTTTGGTGCCAGTTCGGTGTCAGTTTCCagtggagaaggagaaggagctgTGTTGGCTACAGGAGAAGAGCACAGACAGTTCATTCTTCTACAGGTGGAGGACAAGTGTTTCTGAGTTGCCTGTGAAATCTTCACAGGGCAGCACAGCTGGTGGCGGCCACACTGCACCCACTGGTTGCAGAAACTGGGCACGCTGTAGAACTTTGTCAGCTTTTTCAGGTCCTTTTTACCCAGAAGATTTGAAGGCGTCTCTGTAATCTTACACATAGGACCAGATCCTGCCGTTGATGGCGTGTTGGGGAGGGCGCCTGCAGCATCTTTAAGACTAGGCCTTGTTTCAAAGTCGTAGCCAAACAGTGGCCTGATGCAAGGCAGTGGCTCGCTGCTGCAACTAAGAGAGCGCATCTGTCTCCTAGATGGATTCCAAGCCTTGTCAATCCACAGCTCCACTTGAGCCTTGTCCAGCGTGGAGGCAgcatcctctctctcctcagacCTGCTGTCTGAGTCGGCGTCTTGGTTTTCCTCTATCACCTCATCTTTCCCTGATTTTGATGTGTCTGCATCATTCAGAGCCTGTGTCTCAGCCAGAAGAGTGGAAGCCATTTTGGAGATGATGCTCCAGTCCTTAAGGATGTCCTCTGCGGTAGTGAACTGCGAGGTCACCGTGAATCGGATGAtgcgcttggtgtgaatgtCTGCAGGGATGAGGTACATGGTACCCGACTGGGTCAGTCTCCTCAGCAGCTCCTGGGTCAAAGCATTTCCTCCCTACAATAACAAAACATATTCATAAACGTTGCAGGGTCAAAATACTCAAAGCTTCCAAACTAAACTGAAGCCTTTTCAGCGACATCACGTCAAAGTTTCAGCTTTTTTTATTGCTCAACCCTTCAGCTGCTTGATTAAACTAGTTATTCAGTAACTCTCCTTTGAATGAGCTGTGACTGGGCAGGTTGTGCATCTCAACAATGATTAGTCAGTGAAAGATAAAGTTTACTACATAGTATAGTTTTGTGCCACATACTTTCAGACAGAACACAACCAGGCCAAGGTGCCTCTCAGCAGGAACCTCGAAATGTGGGTCACTCTTTATGAGAGACTCCAAGAGCTTTGCCATCTCAACCCCCTAGAAAAGACAGAATAAATATACATGTAAATCCtgaaacttaaaaacaaatcaattctGTGGATTTTCATAGAATTCATACAGTAAATACACTTCTAGGTCCCTTATctgattatattatatttattcctAAAACAATTTACATGAAGAGAACTGAGTGCCGCTTACATGTCTGATATGAGCCTGGAGGTTTTTCAGTCCAAAGGAGCGCATAACAAACCAGAGTTTGAGAGAACGGAAACGTCGGCTGAGAGGAATTTGCCAATGCTGAACAACAGAAAAAAGCAGCGTCATTGCATGAACCTATTCACTATCATAATTGAATCTTTAATTAGGTGAAGTCATGATAGTATGATACCATAAAGTCCGTGGCTGCCTTCGAGTTGTCATGTCTGAGGTAAACAGGATCAACAGTGAACGTCTGTTGGAGCTTATATTTATCTTTTACCCTGAGAAAACAAAGTTATACCATGTTACCAACCAACAAGAGTCCTTAATTTCAGACCTACTTTCATAGGTAATGTTTATTTCTATGTAGGTAAGATATGGTTTTAGTGTTCTCACTCACCAGAAAGCTGTGCAGTCAAAATGGACCATCATCCACTTGGAGGGGTTGAAGACAAAAGAGTCAGCCAAATCAATGCCCTCCAAGGACCAGCGGAGCTCAGGACAGAAGTAGGCTGAGCCAGCGTACGCAGCATCAACATGGAGCCACAGTCCTTCCTCTgcacctggaaaaaaaaagatttaaatacAAGTACTGTAATTCAACATCTCAACACAATGTTTTGACTTTAAATACAGTGTTTAAACAGACATTATTGGGAGTAAATTTAAAAACGTACAAACTGGTCCCAGTTCAGACAGATTGTCAAAGGCACACACTCCTGTAGTCCCCAAAGTTGCACAAAGCTGAACAGGAGAGAAACAAAATTACATATAAGATGTAATGTCAGtattttgttatatatttttttttttttttaaatgttccaATGTTTGTTCATGTTCATTAGCCCTACAAATTGTACGGTATTGTACAATTAAATTCTAATATTACCTTCTAGGTGGCATTGTTTCTATTTCATGTCAAGCTATTTAcagtggtagaagaagtattcagatcgtTTAAATAAAAGTACCCATAGAAAGTAAATGAagattcctcttcattcacctcttattatcataaatactgtatatatactgtatgtatcatgCACCATGAACAATGtcttaaaataattaaacagcATTGCATAGGTGAATTTTATGTGAGGAAATgttcctttgttttctatgagcaatcacagtaatgatgttaacaaataaatcagacaatgcACAGGCAATTTAGTGATATCCCCGCAGTTGTGGTCTTGAGTCCTCTTGTCTGAGACCGAGATAAGAGCAAGTAGAAATGTGGTCTTAACACCGATCTCGAGACCAAGACCAATTCCGAGTACTATACAACACTGCTGTACAGTACGTGATGTCAGCTAAAACACTGGTATGATTTGTAAATTCTCCACCTAAACACCACCATGATTATACCCACCATccttcagtgtttttatttttattttcatcacaaacaaaaaggtaACATCTATAGACAGACTCACAAACATACCAACCCCACATACAAAAAAcaagcataaaataaaaaaacaatgaaaacaatgaaaaataaagaacGTCAGTGTTACCATGAAAGGGACCagtcctctcctcctgtcttcttgtatggcttgtttcaaagtgTCTCCTCTCAGAGACAGCTGCTCATCAGTGGGCAGAAACCTGATCTTCACCAGAGAGATCAGACCTGCCTTCTCAACCGAGGAATGAGCCTATAAATGCAATCGCAAATCAAATTCTcagtttatttttctatttgtaTTAATAAGTTATTGTAGAAGGCGTGGTGACACTGACCTGATCTGAAGCGTAGGCCACCAGTCTTGAATTTAGGACCGAGTCGTCCACGTCCTGGTCGAGCTCAGGCCGCAGCTGCAACATTTTGTCTTTCCTGGCAGCCAGCAGAGCAACCAGTGTACTCTCACTGACTGTACTCTGACGGGAGAGTcaggtggggaaaaaaaggataatAAAGAGACTATTGCGCTAAAGgttttaaaataaacagatcaaGGTTGTTGCAAACCTGCAGTATGCCTCCACCTCTGCTGTCAGGATGGTGATGTAAGAAGAAGGAGGGGAGCCCCAGGGCTTTACACAACCAGTCCATCACATTCATTTCCAATTCTGTACATGCTGGGCTGGAGGCCTGATCAAAACCAACACGGACAATGTCATTTATTAGGATGATATGACttcattgatgttttttttgttgctttttttagtGGAAGAAAAAATATGTAGGTTGTCCCCTTACCCAGGTGAATCCAACACAGTTGATGGCGTCGGCCAGCATGTCCCCGAGCATAGAGGGCCATGAGGTCAGACTGGGGTAGTAGGCATGCATGTGAGGGCTCTGCCAGTGAACCACCTGCGGAAAAAAAGATGAGAAAACACTTGCTTCCTTGCCATAGTTTTAAAATACTGATATGATAATGGATGACTTTAGGAACTTACTCCTGGCATGATGACTTTCTCGATGTCGTTGAAGATACTCTCCCAGTCCTCCGGCTCCGTGGGTGCAGTGTCAGGGAGAAGCTCCTTCATGTAACCTGGCTTTACATCTGGAATCACCCTCCTCTCCCTGATGGAGCCCAGGTACTGTGTGATGTAGTCCACCAGTTCCTTTCCTACTTAGCAGTAAACAGACAAGCTGGAATGATATTCCTATTGAAATTCATAATGCATCTCTGTCTATTGTTTACTAATCATTATTTTCAGTGAAATATAACAGACAAAATTAGTCAATATAGTAAAATGTAAACTATCATTACCTCTGCGATTGTATTCCTCAGCCTGCATTGTCTCAGATGAGAGCTCTTTGGGTTAAGTTGTTGTGTAGAACAGGTGGCTGCAGTGATGCTTTGTGTATTCTGTAGGAGAGATCAAAAAAATTATATAGACCCTGTTGTAAAGAACACGCCCTAAACTGGTGACGCATTTGAACCACCGAACAAATGCCCTTCACACATTCTTTCCATCATTGGattcaaaacaaacatttgcacTGAATATTTACCCTCTGGATGtaattattaattcattcaCATCTCAGTGACACAATACTGTATGTAGCATAATAGGACAATGCAGGAAAATGCATTACAAAAAATGCATGTGAATACTGAATGCTAAATTGCATAGCATTTCTGAAAATGCAGAAGTATTAAAGTGAAATCCATTGCTCGGCACTGCTGAAAAACCTGGAAACTGAAATGTAAAACTGGAAGAACTGGTTGCGGAACTGCATTACGTGAACAAGCTAAGAGTACATTTATCGAAAAGCTGGAggctaaactgtaatactgtcaaaagGTGTCATCTTGTCAGGATTTCAGGGATAACAGGCTTGGACCCAAATACAGGTAAGgatgaggaggcagcaggctgagtacaatgattaataataaaaaaaacataccatccatccatccatcttcaaccgcttatccggggttgGGTcgtgggggcaacagctccagcaggggaccccaaacatccctttcccgggccacattaaccagctctgactgggggatcccgaggcgttcccaggccagtgtggagatataaactctccacctagtcctgggtcttccccgtggtctcctcccagctggtcgtgcctgaaacacctccctggggaggcgcccagggggcatccttaccagatgcccgaaccacctcagctggctcctttcaacgcaaagcaGTAggggctctactccgagtccctcacggatgactgagcttctcaccctatctctaagggagacgccagccaccctcctgaggaaacccatttcggccgcttgtacccgcgatctagttctttcggtcacgacccagccctcatgaccataggtgagggtaggaacgaagattgaccggtagatcgagagctttgccttctggctcagctctctttcgtcacaacggtgcggtaaagcgaatgcaataccgcccccgctgctccgattctccggccaatctcacgttccattgtcccctcactcgcaaacaagaccccgaggtacttgaactccttcacttggggtaaggactcattccctacccggagtaggcaatccatcggtttcctgctgagaaccatggcctcagatttagaggtgctgatcctcatcccaGCCGCTTCACgatcggctgcgaaccgatccagtgagtgctgaaggtcacagaccgatgatgccaacagcactacatcatctgcaaaaagcagcgatgagatcctcagcacaccgaactgcaaaccctcctccccccgactacgcctcgatatcctgtccgtgaatatcacgaacaggattggtgacaaagcgcagcccttgcggaggccaacccccaccggaaacgagtctgACTTATTGCCGAGAagccgaacacagctctcgctttgggcgtacagagattggatggccctgagaagtgcccccctcaccccatactccagcagcagcccccacagtatctcctgggggacccggtcatacgccttctccaagtccacaaaacacatgtagactggataggtatactcccaggccccctccaggatccttgcgagagtgaagagctggtccgttgttccacggccaggacggaatccgcattgttcctcttcgatccgaggttcgactatcggccgaaccctcctttccagcaccttggagtagactttaccagggaggctgagtagtgtgatacccctgtaattggcacacactctctggtccccctttttgaacagAAGAAAACCACCaacccggtctgccactccttaggcactgtcaccgacttccacgcaatgttgaagagacgtgtcatccaagacagcccctccacacgcagagccttcagcatttctggacgGAAAAAACTTACTATATACAAAAATGCAGCTGGTCCGACAGGAAGGTACAAAAAGTAAAGTCAAAATCACTTTGAAAATCACTGCTATAAGGTATACACAAATCCGGGGAAATACCGGAAGTAACCAATTCGCCATTACTGTGGTGGCGTGTCCTAACAATATGCACACGTTTGACTGCAAGCTGGCCTAAGAAGTGTAcatttttctacttttaccttCACTCTCTATGTAACGTTACTTTTGACAACGATGTCTAGGAGTTTGGGTAAAACCTGAGTAGTTCTCAGCTGCCTAACGTTAGCCTAACATTGTGAAACAAATAACATCAGCTAAGTTAACACTGCTTAGCTAGCATAGCTAAAGTTAGTGAGCTAAAGGCACTTGTCTGTCTGGGGGCTGCGGTCCCATAGAATAATTTAACTCGGTCAACTAACtgtagttttattgtgaaatgtaatgTTAGCTGCTCTAACTAGGGCAACTAACCTAATGACCACAAATTAAACATCTTTAATCGGCCAGCATCATAAACAGAACACGTACAAAGTGTCTGCTAACCGTGTTAGCAGACACGTTAACTTGTGATTCTCAGCCAAATGCGTCGTAGTTGGTCATGGTTACAGCAGCTGTTGAATACACAAACCGAACATGTGGGTGTCCTCGTGAAAGCCTACAATTTGAATTGAatgcattttaaatacatactcatctgtgtttattaaCTACGTGGACCATTTACATAAGTTCCTACAAGTAACCACGGACGCTTTCGTCTGAAATGTCGCCAGTTAACATGGTTAGCAGACAGAGGAGTCACTACGActtgccaccgcagtaatggcggCACCGCTAGATCGCAGAACACACAATGTGTTCACCGGATTCGTCTATAGGCTTCACCCTCCAAGAGCTGTCGCTATTGGGTTCATCCCCGACTGCCTGATTGACTACATCCTTCCATTGGACCTTCATCCCAGCTGCAAAACCTGCCTTGATGCTGTCCACCCCAGGCTAGCGCTTAACCCGCAGGGCGCTTGCCAGTTCTGTGCTCGCTTGCTTGCGGAGGAGCTGCAGTGACGGGCTGATGCCTACATGGCGCTTCGTGTTGAAGGTGGCGGGGAAGGCAGCTGGGCAGACCAGACCAGGATACCTTGCCGACGGATAAGCTGGACATCTTCACCTGCGACTTCCCGAATATCCCGGATGAGGACCACTGTGATGGGCACGGATCTGTGGCTCAGCTCCTTCCATAGCGGGatctcttcctgtttctctctcctccccgttAGGAACACTGGAGGCTGATGAAGACAGATACGGAGCCCCGCACTTGCAACTTTCTCCATCCCCACTGTGGCCAGGAGCCCCGCAGCAGGTGTAAGCCCATGCTGCCGCCTCCTCGGGACCAGGTTTATGCTCGCCTCACTGACCGCTCATACAAGTGTGCCGCTCAGGTGGCTGCAGCGCAAAATAACATCTCGCTGCTGTCCTCGCTGTTTCCGGCATGGCCACTAAGCCCGGGGCTCTCTTCCCTGAGCAAGCCGGGAAGGCTATGACGGCTGTTCTGACCCTCACAATGGCTTCAACGGAGGCGGTATTCAGAATTATGGCATGGCAGATGATGATGCAGCGTAACATCTGGCTCCTCCCACCCATGTTTCATTCCGGCCTCCGGATTAGGTTATGTTTTCATTGTTTACACTTTTCAgttattatttcctgttttattttggtatactCATCTCCCATCTCGTTTCAGAAATCTTCACTTCCTGCCGTTGTTTGTTTCCTGCCTGTGTGATTGCCTGCCACCTCGCCGATTAGTTTCACCTGACTCAgtagtttcacctgtcccttattacccttcctcccctccccttAGTCCTTGCTCTCCTTATCTGTTGCCGGTGGTTAGCGTTCCAGCATTCTAGTTTCCCAGTGTATACCTCTAGTGTTTAAACCTTGTTTCTGCATTTTTGGACTTGCATGCCTAGCATTTTTGATACACTTGCCTGTTTTTTGGACCGAACACCGTGTACCGAATTCTGCCTTATGTAAAGGAAATGCCTTGTGTCCCGAGTCTGCTATTGAGTCCTTTGTCTGTTGGCTCCAGTCTGATAGTACGAACTGGCCACCATGGACTCAGCAGACCCAGACTCTGTGCGGGCTGCACTCCAagccagaggaggaggatttaTCATCAGGAGGAGCAACTTACCCTGCTTTGCCAGGAGATGAGGGGGGATGGCGGAGAGACAGGAGTCCGTCACGACTTCCTTCAGTGGTCAGATTTGTTTTCTGGTCTATAATTTGCAGAAGATGCAATCTTAGACTCAGCCTCCCATTCCTCCTCTTCCAACCGTTTATCCAGCCCCGCTACCCACTTCCTTGCCCTCGCCAGCTCCTACCTTGTCACAAGTTGTCAATGCTTAAAAATTTGTTTCCGTTCTAACTCTCCTCTGGCTCCGATCCCTCGAGCTGCAGTATCCCCTGCTCCTGCAGTCTCTGGGTCCCCAGACTTAGATTTGCCTAACCTCTCTAACCTTCTATCCTTACCTTAAAGAGGCTTTTAATAAGGTTAGAGCTACCTTGTTGCCCCCTCGCCTTGATTATGACTGTGCCATTGACCTGTTTACAGGCGTCTCGCAACCCAGAGGTCGGCTCTATTCCCTGTCCGCTCCTGAGATACTGGCTATAAAGGAGTACGTGGACTCTTCACTAACTGCTGGCTTAATTCGCCCCTTCGTCTTCCCCTGACAGAGCCGGATTCTTCTTTGTGGGGAAGAAAGACAAGACTCTCCGCACCTGCATTGATTGCCATGGTCTGAACAACATAACCATCAAGTATCTCCTGATGCCCCTTGGATTCCCAAATTCCCCAGCTGTTTTTCAGGCTCTGGTTTACGACGTCCTCCGAGACATGCTCAACcttttgtgtttgtctgtcgGGACAATATCCTTATCTTCTCCCCGTACGAAGAAACCCACGTTCAAATGTCCGGCGTGTCCTCCGGCGCCTCCTCGTGGTTTCTGAGGGGAGAGTTCTAGTGGACCTTTCTAA
This window of the Sebastes fasciatus isolate fSebFas1 chromosome 2, fSebFas1.pri, whole genome shotgun sequence genome carries:
- the LOC141758489 gene encoding histidine decarboxylase-like; the protein is MQAEEYNRRGKELVDYITQYLGSIRERRVIPDVKPGYMKELLPDTAPTEPEDWESIFNDIEKVIMPGVVHWQSPHMHAYYPSLTSWPSMLGDMLADAINCVGFTWASSPACTELEMNVMDWLCKALGLPSFFLHHHPDSRGGGILQSTVSESTLVALLAARKDKMLQLRPELDQDVDDSVLNSRLVAYASDQAHSSVEKAGLISLVKIRFLPTDEQLSLRGDTLKQAIQEDRRRGLVPFMLCATLGTTGVCAFDNLSELGPVCAEEGLWLHVDAAYAGSAYFCPELRWSLEGIDLADSFVFNPSKWMMVHFDCTAFWVKDKYKLQQTFTVDPVYLRHDNSKAATDFMHWQIPLSRRFRSLKLWFVMRSFGLKNLQAHIRHGVEMAKLLESLIKSDPHFEVPAERHLGLVVFCLKGGNALTQELLRRLTQSGTMYLIPADIHTKRIIRFTVTSQFTTAEDILKDWSIISKMASTLLAETQALNDADTSKSGKDEVIEENQDADSDSRSEEREDAASTLDKAQVELWIDKAWNPSRRQMRSLSCSSEPLPCIRPLFGYDFETRPSLKDAAGALPNTPSTAGSGPMCKITETPSNLLGKKDLKKLTKFYSVPSFCNQWVQCGRHQLCCPVKISQATQKHLSSTCRRMNCLCSSPVANTAPSPSPLETDTELAPKLL